Proteins from a genomic interval of Benincasa hispida cultivar B227 chromosome 7, ASM972705v1, whole genome shotgun sequence:
- the LOC120081981 gene encoding protease 2, with protein MKPLQQNSIFGLVRRSLILLIPVVYLSPALPSVASFRHFRSPVATMSQSHSPPVANKVEHKMELFGDVRIDNYYWLRDDSRKNSDVISYLQQENAYTDFVMSGTKQVEEQIYSEIRGRIKEDDISVPERKGPYYYYERTLEGKEYVQYCRRFVPRGEEEAISVHDTMPTGPDAPPEHVILDENVKAQNQSYYSIGCFEVSPNNKLVAYAEDTKGDEIYTVYIIDAETGAPVGKPLAGVTSYLKWAGNDALVYITMDEILRPDKAWLHKLGTEQSTDTCLYHEKDDMFSLDLQASESKKYLFIASESKFTRFNFYLDVSKPEDGLVVLTPRVDGVDTFPSHRGNHFFIRRRSEEIFNSEVVACPLDNTSATTVILPHRESVKIQDIQLFLNQIIIFEREDGLPKIVVYSLPDIGEPLRSLEGGRAVDFTDATYSVDASESEFSSSVLRFCYSSMKTPPSTYDYDMKTGVSILKKVETVLGGFDTNKYVTERKWATALDGTKVPLSIAYRKDLVKLDGSDPLLLYGYGSYEVCVDPSFKASRISLLDRGFIYAIAHIRGGGEMGRQWYENGKLLKKKNTFTDFISCAEYLIENKYGSKEKLCINGRSAGGLLIGSVLNMRPDLFKAAVAGVPFVDVLTTMLDPTIPLTTSEWEEWGDPRKEEFYFYMKSYSPVDNVKAQNYPDILVTAGLNDPRVLYSEPAKFVAKLRDMKTDDNLLLFKCELGAGHFSKSGRFEKLQEDAFTYAFILKSLNMIPTLGN; from the exons GGTTACGCGACGATTCTCGCAAAAATTCCGATGTCATTTCGTATTTGCAGCAGGAGAATGCCTACACGGATTTCGTCATGTCCG GAACAAAGCAAGTGGAAGAACAGATTTATAGTGAGATAAGAGGACGAATCAAGGAGGATGATATTTCTGTGCCTGAGCGGAAAGGTCCTTACTATTACTACGAGAGGACTCTAGAAGGGAAAGAATATGTTCAATATTGCAGGCGTTTTGTACCCCGTGGTGAAGAAGAAGCTATCTCTGTGCACGATACCATGCCTACTGGACCTGATGCTCCTCCGGAGCATGTTATATTGGATGAAAATGTTAAGGCACAGAACCAATCCTACTACTCCATTGGTTGTTTTGAG GTTAGTCCAAACAACAAGCTAGTGGCGTATGCAGAAGACACTAAAGGAGATGAAATCTACACGGTTTATATAATTGATGCCGAGACTGGAGCTCCTGTAGGAAAGCCTCTTGCAGGCGTGACGTCGTATCTCAAATGGGCTGGCAATGACGCTTTAGTTTACATCACAATGGATGAGATTCTTCGACCTGATAAG GCATGGTTACATAAACTGGGAACAGAGCAGTCAACGGACACCTGCCTTTATCATGAAAAGGATGACATGTTCTCTCTTGATCTTCAAGCTTCTGAGAGCAAGAAATATTTGTTTATTGCATCTGAAAGTAAATTTACTAGGTTCAACTTTTATCTTGATGTATCAAAGCCCGAAGATGGGCTTGTTGTCTTGACACCTAGAGTCGATGGAGTTGACACTTTTCCCAGTCATCGtggaaatcatttttttatccGGAGACGAAGTGAAGAGATTTTCAATTCAGAAGTAGTAGCTTGCCCACTTGATAATACATCTGCAACGACAGTTATTCTTCCGCACAGGGAAAG TGTGAAAATCCAGGACATACAACTATTTCTTAACCAGATCATTATATTCGAACGTGAAGATGGTCTACCAAAAATTGTTGTCTATAGCCTCCCTGATATTGGAGAACCACTTAGAAGCCTTGAAGGTGGACGAGCTGTGGATTTTACTGATGCGACTTACTCAGTGGATGCATCAGAATCAGAATTCTCTTCCAGCGTTTTACGGTTTTGTTACAGCTCAATGAAGACACCCCCCTCTACATACGACTATGATATGAAAACAGGAGTTTCCATTCTAAAGAAAGTTGAAACA GTGTTGGGAGGTTTTGATACTAATAAATATGTCACAGAGAGGAAATGGGCAACTGCTCTAGACGGCACTAAAGTTCCCCTATCAATTGCTTATCGAAAAGATCTAGTGAAACTTGATGGTTCAGATCCACTTCTACTTTATGGCTACGGTTCTTATGAG GTATGTGTAGACCCTAGTTTCAAGGCATCAAGGATATCTTTGTTAGACAGGGGTTTTATTTATGCAATAGCTCACATTCGTGGGGGTGGTGAAATGGGGAGGCAGTGGTATGAAAATGgaaagttgttgaagaaaaaaaatacattcaCAGATTTCATTTCTTGTGCTGAATACTTGATCGAGAATAAATACGGTTCAAAGGAAAAACTGTGCATTAATGGAAGAAGTGCTGGTGGTTTGCTTATTGGTTCTGTTCTAAATATGAGGCCTGATTTATTCAAAGCTGCAGTTGCTGGGGTACCTTTTGTGGATGTTCTAACGACCATGCTTGATCCGACAATTCCCCTTACAACTTCGGAGTGGGAG GAATGGGGTGACCCAAGGAAGGAGGAATTCTACTTTTACATGAAATCATATTCTCCAGTTGACAAT GTTAAGGCTCAAAATTATCCAGACATACTTGTTACTGCTGGCTTAAACG ATCCACGTGTTTTATATTCAGAACCGGCTAAGTTTGTGGCCAAATTAAGGGATATGAAGACTGATGATAATCTTCTGCTTTTCAAATGTGAACTTGGTGCCggacatttttcaaaatcaGGAAG ATTTGAGAAGCTACAAGAGGATGCTTTCACATATGCCTTTATACTGAAGTCACTTAACATGATTCCAACACTCGGAAATTGA